A region of Desulfolithobacter dissulfuricans DNA encodes the following proteins:
- a CDS encoding cytochrome c3 family protein produces the protein MASSTTFGTGVWLRHPTDFDMSGALSSSEYRQYNGGSGTNNTYSVISPVATEDTSTTLNTTVFTVQNDAVVMCLSCHRAHGTPYAGILRWNYKAWPAAGFNGCAVCHTAKD, from the coding sequence GTGGCCTCGTCAACCACCTTCGGCACCGGGGTCTGGCTCCGGCATCCCACGGACTTCGACATGTCGGGCGCCCTGTCCTCCTCTGAATATCGTCAGTATAACGGCGGTTCGGGGACAAACAACACCTACAGCGTCATCTCGCCGGTGGCCACCGAGGACACCTCCACCACCCTCAACACCACGGTCTTCACGGTGCAGAACGACGCAGTGGTGATGTGCCTCTCCTGTCACCGGGCCCATGGCACGCCCTATGCCGGTATACTCCGCTGGAACTACAAGGCATGGCCCGCCGCAGGTTTCAACGGCTGCGCCGTCTGCCATACAGCCAAGGATTGA
- a CDS encoding DUF4382 domain-containing protein: MKHQARSAYQLLALFRIPLALLLLLVSCGPPEAGYDSNHPARFQSGGQLSLFLNLRQSEGPAVELTIQAMEVLADNGSWNLVSDRPVTISTRKLRGGQRFLARNYLPQGRYSRLRLTLDQARLGSTTLSLASPSMELPLRGPLYVGPGDSRSLFLTWDVRRSIQNDTTFQPILQVAPRLKHLMADVAYVACPDIDTVFMIRTDKNWVYDSLGVRGEPTYLAPAPLTPRENLYVLTQRDQDIKKVAPSANRVVETYSLPMTGDPVHMALSPDGRWGYIVDRQRGNILRMDMLSGHIDQRVRLGYGPCFVLYLEKTNLVAVSLGMAQTVVLLDPETLSTVRTISTGSRPEGWPCGTTPCSTLPNPEPIQCSSMTWKTTGNAVAFRWDFHPAALLPPAALSTLPTMVPDPCHCSARDSWE, translated from the coding sequence ATGAAGCATCAAGCCAGGTCAGCATATCAGCTCCTTGCCCTTTTCCGGATCCCACTGGCACTGCTCCTCCTGCTGGTATCCTGTGGTCCACCGGAAGCAGGCTATGACAGCAATCACCCGGCCCGGTTTCAGAGCGGCGGCCAGCTCTCGCTCTTTCTCAACCTCCGGCAGAGCGAAGGGCCGGCGGTGGAGCTGACCATCCAGGCCATGGAGGTGCTGGCGGATAACGGGAGCTGGAACCTGGTCAGCGACCGGCCTGTCACCATATCCACCCGCAAGCTGAGAGGCGGCCAACGCTTTCTGGCCAGAAATTACCTGCCCCAGGGACGCTATTCCCGTCTCAGACTGACCCTGGACCAGGCCCGGCTCGGCAGTACCACCCTTTCCCTGGCCTCGCCCTCCATGGAACTGCCCCTGCGCGGGCCGCTCTACGTGGGCCCCGGTGATTCGCGATCCCTGTTTCTGACCTGGGACGTGAGACGTTCCATCCAGAACGACACCACCTTCCAGCCGATTCTGCAGGTGGCACCCAGACTCAAACATCTCATGGCCGACGTGGCCTACGTGGCCTGTCCGGATATCGACACCGTGTTCATGATCCGCACCGACAAGAACTGGGTCTACGATTCCCTCGGCGTACGGGGCGAGCCGACCTATCTGGCTCCGGCACCCCTTACTCCCCGGGAGAACCTCTATGTCCTGACCCAACGGGATCAGGACATAAAAAAGGTGGCCCCCTCGGCCAACCGGGTGGTGGAGACCTACTCCCTGCCCATGACCGGAGATCCGGTGCACATGGCGCTCAGTCCCGACGGCAGGTGGGGCTATATCGTCGACCGGCAGCGGGGTAATATTCTGCGGATGGACATGCTCTCCGGCCATATCGATCAGCGGGTCCGGCTCGGCTACGGCCCCTGTTTCGTCCTCTACCTGGAGAAAACAAACCTGGTTGCCGTGAGCCTTGGCATGGCCCAGACCGTGGTTTTGCTCGATCCGGAAACCCTGTCCACAGTCCGGACCATCTCCACCGGCAGCCGACCCGAGGGTTGGCCCTGTGGAACGACACCCTGCTCTACATTGCCGAATCCGGAGCCAATTCAGTGCTCATCTATGACCTGGAAAACAACAGGGAACGCAGTCGCATTCCGGTGGGATTTTCACCCCGCCGCCTTATTGCCACCAGCGGCTTTATCTACGTTGCCAACCATGGTTCCAGATCCCTGTCACTGCTCAGCCCGGGACAGCTGGGAGTGA
- a CDS encoding YncE family protein, whose translation MTRSISLSGRPLELAEVVRSRWIYVGNEDRKELTIIDPVTSRVAGHIELGGRPRGIAIID comes from the coding sequence GTGACACGCTCCATCTCCCTGTCCGGTCGGCCGCTGGAACTGGCGGAGGTGGTACGCAGCCGTTGGATCTACGTGGGAAACGAGGACCGAAAGGAGCTGACCATCATCGATCCGGTAACCAGCAGGGTAGCGGGACACATCGAGCTCGGTGGTCGTCCCCGGGGTATTGCCATCATCGACTGA
- a CDS encoding cytochrome c3 family protein → MHISSAKKKLLILLLAMLPAAALFVQGNGYAEEVDPQDCLHCHAESISRAMGLSHIHAPVLEQNCTVCHVTAAAPATATPLSAKDDSRNTGNRAPKTRKIRWLKRHDHPARDHWFLIPAKNVDDTIFVRKIGPEGRPEVITLSLPPLETLPSWENDRQPPAISDIRFLGVERGVLHSAVVTWKTDKPAGSKIMYGIRRVDEHSTSYEAVLATEHTMAISPVKRNKTYQYVITARDMFGNVAKTTVLQFSTGTVSATPLLAEDPLPTRSVRLDHRFFALGRKYLLQFTADQPTYLAVGTHRQLQKRPVVMRADESGATSSFQHVPLKSRYETSVTVCRTCHEDYWQGTSHPVNIRPSKRVQIPDSYPVLSDGRITCISCHEPHASNNDARIRQASKRDLCIDCHRNYG, encoded by the coding sequence ATGCATATTTCATCAGCAAAGAAAAAACTCCTTATCCTGCTGCTGGCCATGCTGCCGGCAGCAGCTCTTTTCGTCCAGGGCAATGGATATGCCGAGGAAGTGGATCCGCAGGACTGCCTGCACTGCCACGCCGAGAGCATCAGCCGGGCCATGGGTCTGTCCCATATCCATGCCCCGGTGCTTGAACAGAACTGTACAGTCTGCCATGTGACCGCCGCAGCGCCGGCCACCGCCACCCCGCTGTCCGCGAAAGACGACAGCCGGAACACCGGCAACCGGGCCCCCAAGACCAGAAAAATCCGCTGGCTGAAACGTCATGACCATCCGGCCCGGGACCACTGGTTCCTCATTCCGGCCAAAAACGTCGACGACACCATCTTTGTCCGGAAAATCGGCCCGGAAGGGCGCCCCGAGGTAATCACCCTTTCCCTGCCTCCTCTGGAGACCCTGCCCAGCTGGGAAAATGACAGACAGCCGCCGGCCATCAGCGACATCCGGTTTCTCGGGGTAGAGCGCGGGGTACTCCACAGCGCCGTGGTAACCTGGAAGACAGACAAACCTGCCGGCTCAAAGATCATGTATGGTATCCGCCGCGTGGATGAACACTCCACTTCCTACGAGGCCGTGCTTGCCACCGAACACACGATGGCCATTTCCCCGGTCAAACGGAACAAAACCTATCAATATGTGATCACGGCCAGAGACATGTTCGGTAACGTGGCAAAAACCACTGTCCTCCAGTTTTCCACCGGAACCGTCAGCGCCACCCCCCTGCTTGCTGAGGATCCCCTCCCCACCCGGTCTGTTCGCCTTGACCATCGTTTTTTTGCCCTAGGCAGGAAGTACCTGCTCCAGTTCACCGCCGATCAGCCAACCTATCTCGCCGTGGGCACCCATCGCCAGTTGCAGAAAAGGCCGGTGGTGATGAGAGCGGACGAAAGCGGGGCAACATCGTCTTTCCAGCATGTACCGCTCAAAAGCCGCTACGAAACCAGCGTGACGGTCTGCCGGACATGTCACGAAGACTACTGGCAGGGAACTTCCCATCCGGTCAACATCAGACCCTCGAAGAGGGTGCAGATTCCAGACAGCTATCCCGTACTCTCCGATGGCCGGATTACCTGTATAAGCTGTCACGAACCCCATGCATCGAACAATGATGCCAGGATACGTCAGGCCAGCAAGCGGGATCTGTGTATTGACTGTCATCGCAATTATGGCTAA
- a CDS encoding methyl-accepting chemotaxis protein, which translates to MTRIKRKKLNLAVKKELQKWLLIRITGIVLLCSLVAALILYFYARSEITSSFFDAHLKIRRVSDLLLPVLLTGSAVSMVAGLLLAMFLPQKIAGPVYRIEKDLEQVQEGELTKEIRLRKGDLLMDLADEVNKATASVRQRIQEIKDNYRAAEKAVRAGNDSQVEEALHRLEESLSRLKT; encoded by the coding sequence ATGACAAGAATAAAAAGAAAGAAACTCAACCTGGCGGTCAAAAAAGAACTGCAGAAGTGGCTGCTTATCCGCATAACCGGTATAGTATTGCTCTGTTCCCTGGTGGCTGCGCTCATACTCTATTTTTATGCCAGGAGCGAAATCACCTCATCGTTCTTCGATGCCCATCTCAAGATCCGCCGGGTCAGTGATCTCCTGCTGCCGGTGCTGCTCACCGGTTCGGCTGTGAGCATGGTGGCAGGGCTTTTGCTGGCCATGTTCCTGCCCCAGAAGATCGCCGGTCCGGTCTACAGGATAGAAAAAGACCTGGAGCAGGTACAGGAGGGAGAACTGACCAAGGAGATCCGTCTGCGCAAAGGCGACCTGCTCATGGACCTTGCCGATGAGGTCAACAAGGCCACGGCCAGTGTCCGCCAGCGGATTCAGGAGATCAAGGACAATTACCGGGCAGCGGAAAAAGCCGTGCGCGCTGGAAACGATTCCCAGGTGGAGGAGGCCCTGCACCGGCTGGAAGAAAGTCTTTCCCGGCTCAAGACCTGA
- a CDS encoding cytochrome c3 family protein, which produces MSCLKKLCHLQLVRLCGLLFLLMPMLPYPAHAYTILTPQTGNGKLMIQARRSTTSLVLKVTNQQDLAYLRVEQVINRKGDTQVIDALGHWKDDGVDYVHYTLPMKRGSNTYIIYPDERELKIRYRPVRTLLNVDFEDPAAHLFHRNAVVPRDCAKCHTEKLPKDANLDVKRLRKNEDFSPVCFSCHRQLISQSMWLHSPSANVYCMSCHRKGKGNTKITVLTGRVDEICFECHVNKQKFRDQQHVHGPVGTGDCTVCHDPHGDKYKFQLWADGLSDLCVGCHADKKDAAKKSIGFYSHGIIQGGGCVACHSPHASAVRFQLHKPINELCTSCHIELQGLSRAIRWATIP; this is translated from the coding sequence ATGTCCTGTCTGAAAAAACTCTGTCACCTTCAACTGGTCCGGCTCTGCGGCCTGCTCTTCCTTCTCATGCCCATGCTGCCGTATCCGGCCCACGCCTACACCATCCTGACACCCCAAACCGGCAATGGCAAGCTGATGATCCAGGCCAGAAGATCGACCACCTCGCTGGTACTCAAGGTCACCAACCAGCAGGACCTGGCCTATCTTCGGGTGGAACAGGTCATCAACCGCAAGGGAGACACCCAGGTCATCGATGCCCTGGGACACTGGAAGGATGACGGGGTGGATTATGTCCACTACACCCTGCCCATGAAAAGAGGGTCCAACACCTACATCATCTACCCGGATGAACGGGAACTGAAGATTCGGTACCGACCTGTACGGACCCTGCTCAATGTGGATTTCGAAGACCCGGCCGCCCATCTCTTTCATCGCAACGCCGTGGTACCCAGGGACTGCGCCAAATGCCACACGGAGAAGCTGCCAAAAGATGCCAACTTGGACGTCAAGCGACTGCGGAAAAATGAGGATTTTTCTCCAGTCTGCTTCTCCTGTCACCGGCAGCTGATCAGCCAGTCCATGTGGCTCCACAGTCCCTCGGCCAATGTCTACTGCATGAGCTGTCACCGCAAGGGCAAGGGGAACACCAAAATCACCGTGCTGACGGGACGGGTGGATGAAATCTGTTTCGAGTGTCATGTCAATAAACAGAAATTCCGCGATCAGCAACACGTCCACGGCCCGGTGGGCACCGGAGACTGTACGGTGTGCCATGATCCCCATGGTGACAAGTACAAGTTTCAACTCTGGGCCGACGGTCTGAGCGACCTCTGTGTGGGCTGCCATGCCGACAAGAAGGACGCGGCGAAAAAAAGCATCGGATTCTACTCGCACGGCATTATCCAGGGTGGAGGCTGCGTGGCCTGCCACAGCCCCCATGCCAGCGCTGTTCGCTTTCAGCTCCATAAGCCCATAAACGAACTCTGTACCAGCTGTCACATCGAACTGCAGGGGTTGAGCAGGGCCATCCGGTGGGCAACCATCCCCTGA
- a CDS encoding cytochrome c3 family protein: protein MGNHPLKSKPDPRRKGRELSCSSCHNPHGSSYRYMLIGDLLGGHVCSKCHR, encoded by the coding sequence GTGGGCAACCATCCCCTGAAAAGCAAACCGGATCCGCGCCGGAAAGGACGCGAACTTTCCTGCTCCAGCTGTCATAATCCCCATGGTTCCAGTTACCGGTATATGCTCATAGGTGATCTGCTTGGTGGACATGTCTGCAGTAAATGTCATCGTTGA
- a CDS encoding NHL repeat-containing protein: protein MSAVNVIVDRYGRLLRPFLLALTLLVLFLPARAQSAEGEENSVAVQVIALLSFDELGEPLRYPSFVTYDHDMDEIYVVGGGKSKIVVYGSNFFPIVSLGPGRGVDAPRGVYIHRDGTIYVCQGKTSDKPGRITLFNPAFFKEDEIALDQIPEAEDFSPRNMVIGLTGKMYVAGQNTRGLLVLDSEGNFSHWLRPMDRIYDPEAFKEATLANMFADETGGAGTDEATAEDLEEEEDTLDMTELLPPGLLPGKAQDYKKERKAGHGPVKVTDVATDREGHIYILSEETSKVYVYSHSEEFLFSFGQKGGSTGKMSRPRGLVVDEEKKAVYVVDYMRHTVLIFDMGGTFMHEFGGMGGAAGWFQYPSSLALTRDGYLLVADLFNQRVQVLDIAFEYKFPLFQNPQNGQQRPEVKTPEEVEEELKKEREQPGEQGPDILQPAPLGQ from the coding sequence ATGTCTGCAGTAAATGTCATCGTTGACCGGTATGGCCGCTTGCTGCGGCCTTTCCTGCTGGCTCTGACCCTTCTTGTCCTGTTTTTGCCGGCAAGGGCGCAGAGCGCCGAAGGAGAGGAGAACAGCGTTGCCGTCCAGGTAATTGCCCTGCTGAGCTTTGACGAGCTCGGTGAACCGCTGCGCTATCCCTCCTTTGTCACCTACGACCACGACATGGATGAGATCTACGTGGTCGGCGGGGGCAAGAGCAAGATCGTTGTCTACGGCTCCAACTTCTTTCCCATCGTCTCACTTGGCCCCGGCCGCGGGGTGGATGCCCCCCGGGGCGTGTACATCCACCGGGATGGCACCATCTATGTCTGCCAGGGAAAAACATCGGACAAACCGGGGCGGATCACCCTGTTCAACCCGGCCTTTTTCAAGGAAGACGAAATTGCCCTGGACCAGATTCCCGAAGCCGAGGACTTCTCCCCGCGCAACATGGTTATCGGCCTGACTGGAAAGATGTATGTTGCCGGGCAGAACACCAGGGGCCTGCTCGTCCTGGACAGCGAGGGCAACTTCTCCCACTGGCTCCGGCCCATGGACCGTATCTACGATCCAGAGGCCTTCAAAGAGGCAACGCTTGCGAACATGTTCGCCGACGAGACAGGTGGTGCCGGGACTGACGAGGCAACGGCCGAGGATTTAGAGGAAGAGGAAGACACCCTGGACATGACAGAGTTGCTGCCGCCCGGTCTCCTGCCCGGCAAGGCCCAGGATTACAAGAAAGAGCGTAAAGCCGGGCACGGACCGGTCAAGGTCACCGATGTGGCCACCGACAGGGAAGGCCACATCTATATTCTCAGCGAGGAGACCAGCAAGGTCTATGTCTATTCCCACAGCGAGGAATTCCTGTTCTCCTTTGGCCAGAAAGGTGGCTCCACCGGCAAAATGAGCCGTCCCAGGGGACTGGTGGTCGATGAGGAGAAAAAGGCGGTCTACGTGGTGGACTACATGCGCCACACAGTGCTTATCTTCGACATGGGCGGCACCTTCATGCATGAATTCGGCGGTATGGGCGGCGCAGCCGGCTGGTTCCAGTACCCCTCCTCCCTGGCCCTGACCAGGGATGGATATCTCCTGGTTGCCGACCTCTTCAACCAGCGCGTCCAGGTGCTGGATATTGCCTTTGAATACAAGTTCCCGCTCTTCCAGAACCCGCAAAACGGCCAGCAGCGGCCAGAGGTGAAAACTCCGGAAGAGGTGGAAGAGGAGCTGAAAAAGGAACGGGAGCAACCGGGGGAACAGGGACCAGACATCCTCCAGCCTGCCCCTCTTGGACAGTGA
- a CDS encoding tetratricopeptide repeat protein, with protein MVRTISTYRRINFFLLSLFIAGFFVINGTGRAESFPFRSLKIGKPAPDVEFAGFRTEPGTSIHAHAGKPILLVFWGGDLEAKKKRSIKVLKVVKDLQPYLKEKGVTLLVVNVQNDGDGVVNEVMEKTGLSVPLYVDPNRTAYGKFGLYVLPSVLLIDAKGNVAGGVGYSKDIAERLRGEVDVMLGEKTREQLEAELNPEMKEMPKEQKLARRHMHMGMTMKHKGMLEAAVREMKKALELDPQLTEARVELGCLYVDQDKLDEAIKELEAGLDQEPDSLKAEICLARVSMKMGELEEALADMQALLFRHGRDPDLHFLIGTLQEKLGAPEEAAREYKKAYELLQRKMMLHE; from the coding sequence ATGGTGAGAACAATCAGTACCTATCGAAGAATCAATTTTTTTCTGCTCTCGTTGTTTATCGCCGGTTTTTTTGTCATCAATGGAACCGGCCGGGCAGAATCCTTTCCCTTTCGCTCCCTGAAGATCGGCAAGCCGGCTCCGGATGTGGAGTTTGCCGGCTTTAGGACCGAACCCGGTACCTCCATTCATGCCCATGCCGGGAAACCCATCCTGCTTGTGTTCTGGGGCGGTGATCTTGAAGCGAAGAAGAAACGGTCCATCAAAGTACTCAAGGTGGTCAAGGACCTGCAGCCCTATCTCAAGGAAAAAGGGGTGACGCTGCTGGTGGTCAATGTCCAGAACGATGGTGATGGTGTGGTCAATGAGGTCATGGAAAAGACCGGGCTGTCCGTTCCGCTCTATGTGGATCCCAATCGGACCGCGTACGGAAAGTTCGGCCTCTATGTCCTGCCCTCGGTGCTGCTCATCGATGCCAAAGGCAATGTTGCCGGAGGGGTGGGATATTCCAAGGATATCGCCGAGCGTCTCCGGGGTGAGGTCGATGTCATGCTCGGTGAGAAGACCCGGGAACAGCTCGAGGCGGAGTTGAATCCCGAGATGAAGGAAATGCCCAAGGAGCAGAAACTGGCCCGGCGCCACATGCACATGGGCATGACCATGAAGCACAAGGGCATGCTGGAAGCCGCTGTCCGGGAAATGAAGAAAGCTCTGGAACTGGATCCGCAGCTTACCGAGGCCCGGGTCGAACTGGGTTGTCTTTACGTGGACCAGGACAAGCTCGACGAGGCGATCAAGGAACTGGAAGCCGGACTTGACCAGGAGCCCGATTCCCTCAAGGCGGAGATATGCCTGGCCAGGGTCAGCATGAAGATGGGTGAACTTGAGGAAGCGCTGGCCGACATGCAGGCGCTGCTGTTTCGCCACGGCCGTGATCCGGATCTCCATTTCCTGATCGGCACCCTCCAGGAGAAACTGGGCGCGCCCGAAGAAGCTGCCAGGGAGTATAAAAAGGCCTATGAACTGCTGCAGCGCAAGATGATGCTGCACGAGTAG
- a CDS encoding cytochrome c3 family protein, with the protein MVRVHQRRHRSCHIKVGTRWPVYLLAVLTMVLFVMILSTQALAAKNDKGGKAKIVVVSPPDGAFITEKTVFLAGHIKGAKTDKVAITGVATKVAKGIVPVTDGTFGTLITFKKGQNIITVSGAGAKKQIKVYYAPKESVKKGAKPPKGFKRFYVHAKAGELSCKECHRKRRGKYNFTRLVPARSNCTTGKCHSTMGKAAHVHGPVGAGVCISCHNPHGSFEPLQLERTGQDLCLVCHEGKRKDLEANVVHPPVEEGCVDCHDPHQSPMRFQLRGDGKMVASLCFNCHEKEMFSRKHQHGPVGTGDCIACHYPHSSANEKLLIAPPDKGQLCFECHENVREQLTRKNTHEPVEEDCSTCHDPHSSDTRYQLVAPPKDLCASCHRDVSPEIYEAIDTAKYKHEPVSKGECTKCHMPHGSDVSSLLKGKGIKLCGTCHEDLGDEIAESKNLHGPVKTGSCNECHNIHGSEFSRLLVRYFPEEFYTEYQPQKYDLCFGCHNKDVAKKKNTTKLTNFRDGSYNLHFFHVNRKKGRSCIACHNPHASSQAKHIRYEVPFGRWSYPIEFTSTKTGGGCVVGCHAPKKYDRNKPVEKHGK; encoded by the coding sequence ATGGTTAGAGTGCACCAGAGACGGCACAGATCGTGCCATATCAAGGTCGGTACGAGATGGCCGGTGTATCTGCTGGCGGTTCTGACGATGGTTTTGTTTGTCATGATCCTGTCCACGCAGGCACTGGCCGCAAAGAACGATAAGGGCGGCAAGGCGAAGATTGTCGTTGTCTCGCCACCCGATGGCGCCTTTATTACGGAGAAGACGGTGTTCCTTGCCGGACATATCAAAGGGGCCAAGACTGACAAGGTTGCCATAACCGGAGTGGCCACCAAGGTGGCCAAGGGAATTGTTCCGGTCACGGACGGGACCTTCGGGACCCTGATTACCTTCAAGAAGGGACAGAATATCATCACAGTTTCCGGGGCCGGGGCCAAAAAACAGATCAAGGTCTACTATGCCCCCAAGGAGAGCGTGAAAAAGGGCGCCAAACCGCCCAAGGGCTTCAAAAGATTCTACGTTCACGCCAAGGCCGGAGAGCTGAGCTGCAAGGAATGCCATCGCAAGCGGCGCGGCAAGTATAATTTCACCCGTCTTGTGCCGGCCCGTTCCAACTGTACCACCGGCAAGTGTCATTCGACCATGGGCAAGGCAGCCCATGTCCATGGTCCTGTAGGCGCCGGGGTCTGTATCTCCTGTCATAATCCCCATGGATCGTTCGAGCCGCTGCAGCTTGAGCGGACCGGCCAGGATCTCTGTCTCGTCTGCCATGAGGGCAAGAGAAAGGATCTCGAGGCCAATGTTGTGCATCCGCCGGTGGAAGAAGGGTGTGTGGACTGCCATGATCCGCATCAGTCCCCCATGCGTTTCCAGCTCCGTGGTGATGGCAAGATGGTCGCAAGCCTCTGCTTCAACTGCCACGAAAAGGAGATGTTTTCCAGGAAGCACCAGCACGGTCCCGTGGGCACCGGTGACTGTATCGCCTGTCATTACCCGCACAGTTCTGCCAATGAAAAGCTGCTGATCGCCCCGCCGGACAAGGGCCAGCTCTGCTTTGAATGTCATGAAAATGTACGGGAGCAGCTTACCAGAAAAAATACCCACGAGCCCGTGGAAGAGGACTGCAGCACCTGCCACGATCCGCATAGCTCGGATACCCGCTACCAGCTGGTGGCTCCACCCAAAGATCTCTGTGCCAGCTGCCATCGGGATGTGTCCCCGGAAATCTACGAGGCCATCGATACGGCCAAGTATAAGCATGAGCCGGTCTCCAAGGGCGAATGCACCAAGTGCCATATGCCGCACGGTTCCGATGTGAGCTCTCTGCTCAAGGGCAAGGGCATCAAACTGTGCGGTACCTGCCATGAGGATCTTGGCGACGAGATTGCCGAGAGCAAGAATCTCCATGGCCCGGTCAAGACAGGCAGCTGTAACGAGTGCCATAACATCCATGGCTCCGAGTTCAGCCGCCTTCTGGTGCGCTATTTTCCCGAGGAATTCTACACCGAATACCAGCCGCAGAAGTATGATCTCTGTTTTGGCTGCCATAACAAGGACGTTGCCAAGAAGAAAAACACCACCAAGTTGACCAACTTCCGCGATGGCAGCTACAATCTCCACTTTTTCCATGTCAACCGGAAAAAGGGACGGAGCTGTATCGCCTGTCATAACCCCCATGCCAGTAGCCAGGCCAAGCATATCCGCTACGAGGTACCCTTTGGCCGCTGGTCGTATCCCATCGAGTTCACTTCGACCAAGACCGGTGGTGGCTGTGTGGTCGGCTGTCATGCTCCGAAGAAATATGACAGGAACAAACCTGTGGAAAAGCATGGCAAATAA